The Desulfobacterales bacterium genome includes the window ATCAGAACAGTGACCTTGAGATCCGCGACCTCCTGAATCTGATTCAACAGCTTCCAAATCGCTTTTGAACAACCAATGATCTGACGTTTTGATTCAGACTGAATCACCTCCCGGCGTTTGATCAACGTCATTCTATGTTGCGTATTCGGCTCACCGAGCGCTTCCCTGATGGCCGCCCAAAATAGTTGTATGTCCCGGTCCAAGGGCTTTTCAAAATAATGAAAGACACCCCGCTTCACCACATCCACGGCCTCGTCGGCGAATCCCCGGGCCGTAATAAGAATCACGGGCACTTCGGGTACCAGGTCACGAGCGCGTTCAAATAACTCAATGCCCCCCATTCCCGGCATCTGCACGTTGGCGATAAGCAAATCCACCGGTTGCGATTTCAAATGTGCAAGGGCGGCCTCTCCAGAAGTGGTCGCTATGACATCATAGGCATCGGTCTCCGGTAACGTTAAGAACAGATCAAGAAAGGACTGGTTCTCATTCACCAGCAAAATAATTTTACGGGCGTCCATAAGTGTACACAATTCCAATGAATTTACCTTCAAGAGGGGTAGCTGGAACGTTCACTGCGAATGGAGCGGGCTTTTACCGTAGGACTCGGACAGTACCAAATTTATTTTATAAAACAAAGAGAAAAACACAAAAAAACAGGGCGGCGTCAATTCAGCGCAGCGAATTGTAACAAAAAGGGAAAAATGTATACAGCTCAAAGGGAGGCTTTGTAACAATAAGTTACAGTGAACGCGTTCCGCGTGAGTTTGCCGCAGCTGGAATCCGATTTTTCTCAAGGCTGAAGCGGGTATGGGTTACATGCGAAATAGCCCTGGTTACCTTTAGCCTAACACCCATAGCCTTTGGCCACCCAGTAATGCCGGTTTACACTGTCCTATCCGAATACACCAGTTTGTATCGCATCACCCATACGATTTTATCACACGCAACAGATTGAATTCATAGCACAACGCGGCGGGCAGATTTTGTCGTGTTAATCCGCCGCCGATGGCGGATACCTATATTCCCCGGAAACTTGCCTTAAATAACGAAACAAGGCGCGTGACGCTTTTGAACCCTTAGCGGCCGCAGCCTCGTTTTTTGCGTTTCTGGCAAGCTGAGTGAGTTGCCCCCTGTCCGCATCAGGGCAGGCGGATAGGATTTCATCCACCAGGCTCAAATCACCCGTTTTAAGCGCATCCCGCCACAACCCAATTTTTTTAAAGGCCTGCGCTTTCAAATAGTCCCCGCGTTGAATAATACTCAGGGCTTGCGATAGGGGGGCCGTGTCGACTTGACGCAGTAACGTGCCGATATATTTGACCTGCCTTCGCCGTGCACCGTGTGATGGCGTGTTCCGGGCGAGAACAAGCGCCTCCCGAAGCTCATCCGGCATATCCATTTGATCTGTCCGCTCGGGCGGTAAATCCACCAGTTGCTCCCCGAGCTTTTGCAGCAGCTGATCCTCGTTCTTTTTTTGAGTTTTGCTCTTGAAATCGTTTTCCATGATTTGGTCATCCCCCATAATTAGCATCCGGGTGAACCCGTTTCGACATGCAATCCTTACATTTATATCATTTTCTTGCTGATTTTTAAGATATATTTCCCAATGAAGGCCGATTTGCTCATCTTGGCTTGACTTGTTCGCTCGCGAGCCTTACTTTTCGCCGCTAATATAAAAATCATTGTAACTGCTCAGTAGCCAGGAGACAGAATCCTGTATTCCTGAGTAGTTACAAATCATTTTGATATCAGAAGGTACCATCCATGTTAACCATTGGTAGCTATAATGCGCTCACGGTTGGAAGGGCAGTTGACTTCGGCCTCTATCTAAGGGCTGGAGAAGAAGAAGTTTTGCTGCCCTCAAAATATGTTCCCCAAAACACAGCCATAGGGGACACCCTGAGCGTTTTTGTTTACAACGATTCTCAGGACAGACCCGTGGCAACCACGCTTTGCCCGAAAGCCGTTGTCGGTGACTTTGCTTTCCTGAAAGTAACGGCTATCGCAAGCTTCGGGGCTTTCATGGACTGGGGCCTTGAAAAAGATCTGCTGGTTCCCAACAACGAGCAGCCTACCCGCATGAAGGCGGGCAGAAGCTATGTTGTCAAATTGTGTTTGGATGAAAAAACCCGGCGGGTCTTCGGTACCGGCAGAATTGCCCGGAACTGCGAAATACCCCCCAAAGATTTGATTGAAGGCAAAAAGGTCGATCTGCTCATCTACGGCCATACGAAAATCGGAATGATGGCGATTGTGGACAATCGGTATTCGGGTATGCTCACCAAGGAAAACACGCGGGAGCTGCTATTAATCGGCACAAAAACAGAAGGCTATATCAGCCGAATTCATGAAGACGGAAAAATCGACCTGACGTTGAAGCCGCCGGGGCATCGATCCATTCCGAATGCCAGCGTCGATATCATGGCCCTGCTTGTGCAAAGCGGAGGGTTTATCGCCTGTCATGACAAAAGCCCGCCCGATGAGATTTATCGAACCTTCGCCATGAGCAAAAAAGAGTTCAAAAAGGCGATCGGTTCCCTATATAAAGCAGGTAAAATCACTTTGACAAACCAAGGCATCAAGATCAAGCCATAACCCCGGCATCTATCGCGCCAATTGCTCCTTGGTCCAGCCCTGTTTCAGCAACAGGGGTGCCCCTCTGGTGAGCAAAAGGGGCACCCCCTCTCAGAATTTTACCAGTATAACCGATCTATCATGAATTAAGGTTTTCTGAGACCTTCTCAGGCGATGTGCAAATCCGGTTTGCCCTTCCGGCGGCGAATCACTCTCGCGCCGCTGACCGTGCTTTTGGCTGGTGACGTTTTGTCTTTGGTCTGACTATCCTGGGCAAACAGTTGGTGCAATTTAGCTTCAAGCTCTTTAATTTTATTCTGGTCCATTTTCTTTCTTCTATTCTACTGGTTCTATGGTGCTTTTTTTGTCCCCTTCATTCATTCTGCTGTGGCTTGCCGCAAAAAAGGCCCGTGGGGGTCTTTATCACTCTTTGGCTCCTCAGTTCATCTGCCAGTACAAATATTGCAAATACGAAACGCAAAAGGGATGTTATACCAAGTGGTGTTTATCGCTTTATGCGGGGGATGGCTGGCTTCCTGTTTTATGACGGTTTCATCCTGTCTTTTTTCCTCTATACGATAAAAACAGGCATTGCAAGTCTTAAATGAACCGGAGTAATCCGTTGCGTATTTTAAAAATCGGAATTATTATTCAACATAGATATTGGCGACAACGGGATGTTTTGAAACGGCAAAAGATAATACGCCCTAAGTTCGGTGATAGGCCCTTTAACCCCTTTATCAGAAACAGGCGCGCTTTTGCGTGTATATTCGCCGAAGGTGAACGATGGCTTTTATGCATCCCAGCATCCCAGCATTCCAGCATCCGGCTTTGCGGGATTAGGAGATTGGCTGATGGAACCTGACCGCATGAGGCCATGGTTTGGCTTCGGTACGAAATTAACGCCAATAGGAAAGCGGCTCTTAATTGGTTATGGGGTTATTTATGCGTTAGCACTTTTGTGCACCCACTGGATAAATATACAGTGGGTGCCATGGACTATGCTCTTCCCTCTTTTTTCCGACCACTTTTACATATGGCAGATTTTCACCCATCCATTTATTCACGACCCGCACGCCCCGATCGGCTTTATACTCAACTGCCTTGTGTTTTATTTTTTCGCGGCACCGATTGAATATGCTTTCGGTCCGAAGCGGTTTTTAAGACTGTTTTATTTTTCCGGCGCAGGGGGGGCTGTATGCGGGCTTCTCATGAGCACCATACCGGGTTTTAATCTGCCTTTTATGGGAATGATGCCCAGCCTGCTGGCCCTCATCATCGTATTCGGCCTTTTAAATCCCGAGGCGACTATCTTGTTAATGTTCATTTTGCCGATAAAGGCAAAGTATCTCAGTTACGGGACGGCACTTGTCACCCTGCTGACCCTGTTGGCAAAGGCCAACCCATATGGTGCCTATCACCTCGGCGGAATTCTTTTCGGGTATATCTACTTTAAAGGGCCGGGAACCCTTTTTACGCCCCAATTTTTTCATTTCAAGTACCTGGAGTGGAAAATGAAGCAAAAGCGGGCCAAATTCAAGGTGATTCAAGGAGATAAAGACAAAAACCATGGCGGGCCAACCTATCATTGACGGGTTACCCTTATAAATCTGCCAAGGGATTGTTCGGCCAGGGGGGCGTAACCAACTGATCCAACAGCTGCTCGGGCACCTCTTGAATCGTGGCAAATTTCCAATTCGGATTTTTGTCCTTTTGGATCAGCAGCGCACGAACCCCTTCTGAAAATTCGGAATAGCGCACCAGATTGGTGGAAAGCACCAATTCCGACTGAAAAACTTCTTTTAGCGAAAAAAGCCGCGTTCGCTGCATATGACCATGGATGATCCGTGAGCTCAGTGGCGAGCCATGGATCAGGTTATCCCTTGCCACGGCCAACCAGTTATCTTCTGTTTCAATCGCGGTAATGGCCTTAAAAACGGCGACAACATCCGCATCGCTGCAAAGCGCATTCAGCTCGTCTTGATGCGCTTCAATATTTCCCTTCGGTAACGCGACATGCGCACGCTGTGAAACTTTGTTCAGAAGGCCCCCAAGGATTTCATGATTCATTAATGTCGTCTCAGACCAGCTCTGAAGCCTAAGCGCTTTCATAACAGCATCCAATTGGTCGTGAGTTATGAAATAATCCGCAATACCGGCGGACAATGCATCCGCTGCATTGAAAGACGCACCGGTCATGGCCAGGAACATGCCCACATTTCCCGGCATTTTGTTAAAAAACCAGCCGGCGCCGACATCCGGGTACAAGGCAATCGTCACTTCCGGCATCGCCAATCTTGCTTTTTCCGTCACCACCCGGTGCGAGCATCCGGCCAGAATACCAAGACCTCCGCCCATGACAATGCCGTGCCCCCACGCGATGACCGGTTTGGGACATACATGAAACAGGTAATCCATTCGGTATTCATGCTCGAAAAAAGCTTCCGCATACGCGCATGGCCCACCGGGCGTTTCCATGGCGGAGCGATACAACGCCTGCACATCACCTCCGGCGCAAAACGCCCTGTCACCTGTCCCCTTGACCAGAATGCAGGCGATGGCCTTATCCGCTATCCATTGGGCCAGTTGACGGCGAAGCGTCAAGACCATTTCAAGGGTCAGAGAATTCAGTTTTTTTTCAACATTCAGGGTCATCACCCCGATACATTTACCATTCACAGCCCTGATCGTCTCAAATATAACAGGGATCTCTTTCATACGAAGGCCTTCCTTTCAATTTCATATTTTCAGCAATCCCATTCAGCCGGCAGGTGCTTGTCTTCCGGTTAAATAGTAATACAAAATCAAAAAGTCAAATTTCAGACCGTTCACTAAGAAGCTCCATTCAAAAAAAGAACTTGAATATACAGCGCATTCTTTTTAACATGAGAAAGTTGTCCCGGTCCGGATCACATGGCTCGATTAAATCGCTATGCCTTACCCCCCCCTTCTCAAAGGAGTCGTCATGCCGATGATGAACAAATGGGTAAACGCGCCGGCCCGCTTTTTCAGGGAAGATATCTGGCAAATTCAGATGGATAATTCCAAGAGAATCCGCGCTGCCGCGATTCGTTTTTTACGTGTTCTGACGTATGCCGTCTGGGGTTTTCAACGGAATGAATGCCACCTGAGAGCATCCGCGCTGACCTTTTATTCCCTGCTTTCGTTTGTCCCACTTGTTGCCA containing:
- the yjgA gene encoding ribosome biogenesis factor YjgA, which produces MGDDQIMENDFKSKTQKKNEDQLLQKLGEQLVDLPPERTDQMDMPDELREALVLARNTPSHGARRRQVKYIGTLLRQVDTAPLSQALSIIQRGDYLKAQAFKKIGLWRDALKTGDLSLVDEILSACPDADRGQLTQLARNAKNEAAAAKGSKASRALFRYLRQVSGEYRYPPSAAD
- a CDS encoding S1-like domain-containing RNA-binding protein, with protein sequence MLTIGSYNALTVGRAVDFGLYLRAGEEEVLLPSKYVPQNTAIGDTLSVFVYNDSQDRPVATTLCPKAVVGDFAFLKVTAIASFGAFMDWGLEKDLLVPNNEQPTRMKAGRSYVVKLCLDEKTRRVFGTGRIARNCEIPPKDLIEGKKVDLLIYGHTKIGMMAIVDNRYSGMLTKENTRELLLIGTKTEGYISRIHEDGKIDLTLKPPGHRSIPNASVDIMALLVQSGGFIACHDKSPPDEIYRTFAMSKKEFKKAIGSLYKAGKITLTNQGIKIKP
- a CDS encoding rhomboid family intramembrane serine protease, producing MLFPLFSDHFYIWQIFTHPFIHDPHAPIGFILNCLVFYFFAAPIEYAFGPKRFLRLFYFSGAGGAVCGLLMSTIPGFNLPFMGMMPSLLALIIVFGLLNPEATILLMFILPIKAKYLSYGTALVTLLTLLAKANPYGAYHLGGILFGYIYFKGPGTLFTPQFFHFKYLEWKMKQKRAKFKVIQGDKDKNHGGPTYH
- a CDS encoding enoyl-CoA hydratase/isomerase family protein, producing MKEIPVIFETIRAVNGKCIGVMTLNVEKKLNSLTLEMVLTLRRQLAQWIADKAIACILVKGTGDRAFCAGGDVQALYRSAMETPGGPCAYAEAFFEHEYRMDYLFHVCPKPVIAWGHGIVMGGGLGILAGCSHRVVTEKARLAMPEVTIALYPDVGAGWFFNKMPGNVGMFLAMTGASFNAADALSAGIADYFITHDQLDAVMKALRLQSWSETTLMNHEILGGLLNKVSQRAHVALPKGNIEAHQDELNALCSDADVVAVFKAITAIETEDNWLAVARDNLIHGSPLSSRIIHGHMQRTRLFSLKEVFQSELVLSTNLVRYSEFSEGVRALLIQKDKNPNWKFATIQEVPEQLLDQLVTPPWPNNPLADL